In Cynocephalus volans isolate mCynVol1 chromosome 3, mCynVol1.pri, whole genome shotgun sequence, one DNA window encodes the following:
- the POP7 gene encoding ribonuclease P protein subunit p20 isoform X1: MARAWPRGTGARAYSAALSGSRSRAHSMAENREPRGVVEAELDPMEYTLRKRLPHRLPRRPNDIYVNMKTDFKAQLARCQKLLDGGTRGQNACTEIYIHGLGLAINRAINIALQLQAGSFGSLQVAANTSTVELVDELEPETDTREPLTRIRNNSAIHIRVFRVTPK; this comes from the exons ATGGCGCGGGCCTGGCCGCGGGGGACCGGCGCGCGTGCGTACTCCGCCGCCCTTTCAGGATCCCGGAGCCG AGCACACAGCATGGCAGAAAACCGAGAGCCCCGCGGGGTCGTCGAGGCTGAGTTGGACCCGATGGAGTACACGCTTAGGAAACGGCTTCCCCACCGCCTGCCCCGGAGGCCCAATGACATTTATGTCAACATGAAAACTGACTTTAAGGCCCAGCTGGCCCGCTGCCAGAAGCTGCTGGACGGAGGGACAAGGGGTCAGAACGCATGCACTGAGATCTATATTCACGGCTTGGGCCTGGCCATCAACCGTGCCATCAACATTGCCCTGCAGCTTCAGGCGGGCAGCTTCGGGTCCTTGCAGGTGGCTGCCAATACCTCCACTGTGGAGCTTGTCGACGAGCTGGAACCAGAGACTGATACACGAGAGCCGCTGACCCGAATCCGCAACAACTCGGCCATTCACATCCGTGTCTTCAGGGTCACACCCAAGTAA
- the POP7 gene encoding ribonuclease P protein subunit p20 isoform X2, with protein MAENREPRGVVEAELDPMEYTLRKRLPHRLPRRPNDIYVNMKTDFKAQLARCQKLLDGGTRGQNACTEIYIHGLGLAINRAINIALQLQAGSFGSLQVAANTSTVELVDELEPETDTREPLTRIRNNSAIHIRVFRVTPK; from the coding sequence ATGGCAGAAAACCGAGAGCCCCGCGGGGTCGTCGAGGCTGAGTTGGACCCGATGGAGTACACGCTTAGGAAACGGCTTCCCCACCGCCTGCCCCGGAGGCCCAATGACATTTATGTCAACATGAAAACTGACTTTAAGGCCCAGCTGGCCCGCTGCCAGAAGCTGCTGGACGGAGGGACAAGGGGTCAGAACGCATGCACTGAGATCTATATTCACGGCTTGGGCCTGGCCATCAACCGTGCCATCAACATTGCCCTGCAGCTTCAGGCGGGCAGCTTCGGGTCCTTGCAGGTGGCTGCCAATACCTCCACTGTGGAGCTTGTCGACGAGCTGGAACCAGAGACTGATACACGAGAGCCGCTGACCCGAATCCGCAACAACTCGGCCATTCACATCCGTGTCTTCAGGGTCACACCCAAGTAA
- the EPO gene encoding erythropoietin yields the protein MGVHECPALLLWLSLLLLPLGLLVLGAPPRLICDSRVLERYILEAKEAENVTMGCAEGCSLSENITVPDTKVNFYAWRRMEVGQQAIEVWQGLALLSEAILRGQALLANSSQPSETLQLYVDKAVSGLRSLTSLLRALGAQKEATSPPNAASAAPLRTFTVDTLCKLFRIYSNFLRGKLKLYTGEACRKGDR from the exons ATGGGGGTGCACG AATGTCCTGCCCTGCTGCTGTGGCTGTCCTTGCTGCTGCTTCCTCTGGGCCTCCTAGTCCTGGGCGCCCCCCCACGCCTCATCTGTGACAGCCGAGTCCTGGAGAGGTACATCCTGGAGGCCAAGGAGGCCGAGAATGTCACG ATGGGCTGTGCAGAAGGCTGCAGCTTGAGTGAGAATATCACCGTCCCAGACACCAAAGTTAACTTCTATGCctggaggaggatggag GTCGGGCAGCAGGCCATAGAAGTCTGGCAGGGCCTGGCCCTGCTCTCAGAAGCCATCCTGCGGGGTCAGGCTCTGTTGGCTAACTCCTCCCAGCCATCAGAGACCCTGCAGCTGTATGTGGACAAAGCCGTCAGTGGCCTGCGAAGCCTCACCTCCCTGCTTCGGGCACTGGGAGCCCAA AAGGAAGCCACCTCACCTCCAAATGCAGCCTCAGCTGCTCCACTCCGAACATTTACTGTTGATACTTTGTGCAAACTTTTCCGAATCTACTCCAATTTCCTCCGGGGAAAGCTGAAGCTGTACACGGGGGAGGCCTGCAGGAAAGGGGACAGGTGA